Sequence from the Xiphophorus couchianus chromosome 23, X_couchianus-1.0, whole genome shotgun sequence genome:
TACAATATCATAacttaatagtttattttaacgAAATATAAAATTTCCCcactgaagtaaaaaaacaataaattcataTTGTATTGTTATAAATACTTTGAGACGGTACCTCATGTCatatattttgaaatactgTAAAATTCAGACACTTTCATAACTAGTTTGGGATGCACTGATCTGATCATTTGAACCAATATCAATgcccaatattaatatttttattatgatcGATAACCGTTATTTACTGACATAATGTGTATTGTACATTTTCCTACACAACATTATCACACCATTGGaaacagctgtgtttccatttacCATATAATTACAcagtttagcatttttaaaataaatttgcttaatggaaatgcggcagttttaaaaagacttgttttttgctaaaatgcTTTGCTAGGATGAGGTAGTTTTTCAGCTGAACGAAAATTGGTTCATCtctcaaaactgcaatggaaatacttttttttctcatcacatgatcaacaaccagttTGTTGCCAGTAGCACAAATcgcaaagaagacaacaggaagtgctaGAAGGAAGATGgtgctgcattttttaaaatggcatactgcgtgaacaaacttattcacttgTGATTTTAGCTGTGTTTCATATTTATCAATCTAGTCactaaagtttatttgtttagcacactttagcaacaaggcagttcaaagtgatttacatcataaaaacacaaagatataAAGTCAAAACACcacaattacaaaaatgtattttgttttcaacattagcggaatattgacaaagttttgttgtcatttgtgctggaaacacaaatgacaacaagatggaaataaacattggTAGTTGATATCggtccagttttatttattggaccGATACAGATTCGGTAAAATTGACTAACATCAGCCGATACCGATGTTAATGCAAACGTATTTTGTATCCTTAGATGCTATCTTATATTAATGTCTGTTTGGTTAATTATATCGTTATATCATAATAACATAGTAAACTCCAAATTATGGCTTCTTTATCTGAAAATATTGGtgcaaaaatgactaaattatgTCATAACTGCTTTCTGATAATGACTTATTGTGTCATGCAAAAGCTTTAGTTTTGGCAGTAATGGACTTCCATAGATATGACCCAAAAGCATGGTGAAATAATGGCTAAAGAGGCGTTGCATTCATCCGATCTTTCAGCTCATTGGTGTGTGTGGTTTCACTTTCCATTGCAGCAATCCGTGGCTCTGCACTGAGTAGCTCCTTCTGCCCCCCAGCTTTGCTAAGGGACCGGCCTCTGGGGGGCGCTGTGAGCCTCAGGTGTCACCCGAGGCTTTTGCGGACCCCACCTGCTTCAGGGTTTCCAGTCGTTAGCTTTAAATATGGGTTGATGTGTGTCGCTTCACCGCTGCTTTGGCCTGAAAAATTCAGCTTTCTAATTCTTCTGCTGTTTGACGTTGCTGTGACTAAAGTCTTTCCCACTTTAGTTATGGAACTATAGTGTTCAGTTCTCATTTTATAGATGGATATTTTAAATCTGTACCGctaaaatcagaatcagcagaacttttttatgtatatatgtgtgcAGCTTTTACAGCCCTGGGGAAAGTATTGAGtccttttcaggtttttgttggttttgctTTAATCATTGACatctttaaacacattttaatatatataaaataaattgaatagaTACAGAAAGCAGGTTTTCTACTATTCTATTTATAAccagtaaaaaatatattttgtggtagaatattagttattatttctcagaattctgtttttccccaaaacaaaattaaaagttgggtttttttatctcagttttgaatattgtcttatttttgtctGCAATTAACCAGAATTCTGAGATAAATCCcaattttggctttttttccaAGTGAACAGAATTTCTTCCCCAAAAAAGTTtctaacttttttgttttttacttcagtcacagaattcagattttttaaaatctcagttttgacatttttctcacaattcagattttttttcttcagcaaacCAGaattcacactgcaaaaacacaaaatattaccaagtatttctatctaatttcctgtgaaaatatcttagtacttgaaataagagaaacatAACTAACTTTCCAGCAAGCTGgaggaatttaaataatttttcaatatggatgaaaaagtattttttcagttATGATATGGGAACtttttcttgttataagtgaaataatctaccagtggaactagaactttttaatcaattttaaagaattatttactcaaaacaagctcctatttcttgctgaaaagttacttacaagctagttttgtcttatttcaaatgtactgagatatttacactgaaaactagacagaaatacttggtaatattttgtgtttttgcagcgcaGGTACAAACAAATGTGTTCAGATTTAAGTTATATTACACTTTCTCTTGCTCAGGCTCACTTTGACTCttatttctgcagatgttttgcCCTCTGCTCTAACCGCCggctttgttttctctttgtctctttAGCTTCTTTTAATCTGTCTTGGCCACCTGAAGAGGGGATTGCAGCTTCAGCAAGAACTAAGCACTATTTACCTCTTCCTGCTTTTCATTTCTCGTTGTGTCAGCCTTTCTATTCTCTGCATCGCATCTTCCTTTTGTTTGATACGGCCTTATGTGGACTCGCATGGTATTTCTGACCACCTAGTGACGCTCTAAAATCAGGGACAGATTAAAATCTGCTGTTATGTCTTAATGTACATAGAGAAACTCTTATGGTTAGCAGAAGATTTCAGGAGGGGGTTCACACATTTTCAGGACTCACGGGTAAAATCatgatctttttatttaaattcaacatgACCTGCACTATGCActcattcaaaatgtaaaacgcATTAAATCAAAGGACGAAATCATGAATAAATGAGtagaaattgttttctttttttttttcaaagacaacaaaaaaatccacttgAAAATAAACAGGTCATAAAAACGCCAAAGCATTTACTGCGGTTCCCATGTTCAGGTATCTTCGTTAAATACCATGGAGGTCACATGCGAGGGGCTTTTACTACACGTCGTGCTTTAACATTAACTGGCCTACTCTATATTTTGCATGCGTCTTTTATTTAAGTTTCATAACTGCTGtgatttttctggtttttactCCCTGAATATCTGAGCTCTGCAGTCTGTTCCCttcattgatgtttttcttaaaaagaaaatgacggTGCGTTTAATCATTGTATATTTGCTCTGTCCCATGATTTCAGCTCCCACTTTGCCAAATGAGTTGAACAGATACCCAGATGAAGAGTGTTAAAAATACTCGCgcatttatataatttataagGATATATTTTGTGTATTGAAGTGgagatttgttgtttattaCCTATAATGTTTGGATGTGGTTCTTTGGAgtttaaaagtgacattttggTCTCAGCAGTTGccatacatgtttttttttctttttctagtaTCTGCCTTCACCTTTTGTTGTAAAAACCTCTATTACACTACAAATGATTCAGTATTCTGCTTTAGTTTGATTCCATTGatgtacattttgaataaaaaaaagatgaatccAACATAGAAATGCTGTTGTCTTTTATTTGCCGggtttttgttgggttttatcggatgtttctattaaataaatctttttctttttaaatactttgaaGAAATCATATTTGAACTTGCAAAAAACactataatatatataaattttgaaaaaacacagttttggcaactgtggaaaaagttacttttggGAGTATCTTTATtatgttgtactttttatttttactttagcatttttattattaagtatCTCTGctcttacttcagtaaaatttcTCTACCCACTGTGAATAACTTGACTTAAATGAAGCACAAACTTGTTCTAACAATCAGATTTTGTtcaagtttcatatttttaaattaaattgaataaatgtttattttttattattttgttattttataattctgttatttatatgaattattttttattttagtttttaaaattcaaaaatgttcacacgACTTTTAAGTCATTTTCTGGGCggctactttttatttgtactcaagtaaaaatatatacatttaaatattcttaCTTAAGTAAATTTCTGTGAAACTTCTGacacaaaaagtaaacacactTAGTTGATTACATTTGTATAAGTAAATAACCTGAATCATGAGGTTAGGCAAAACTGATATTCTGCgagaaaattatttagattCACGAATCTGAAGTACAATTTGCTTTACGGGATTTAGAGTatgtttatattattattaaaaagatTTACAGACGTCAGGTTGAAGTACGGAAAGCCTGACGGGCCAATGTTCAGACAGGCGCCATGATTTTCCTGAGGATGCGGCTAGAAAATGGTCGCTTCCTGCTTGAATAAACGCGCAGCCGACAGGTGAAAGGTTCCCCGCTGTTTAAAGCTCGCAGTTGAAAACACGTGTTCACTAGTTCCAGTAGAGACCAAAATGGATTTGTTGATGTTAGAAATACTCAGAGTTTCGCTTACAAAGCGGAGCAGAGTGAGCTAGGTAGCTAATGCTATCAGCGAAGCTAGCTCGGTGAGGCTAGCACAGGAAACTAACCGGTTTTTATCACAAATATTGAACATTTGATTCTGCTTGGTTAAATGGCAGAGGTGTTACAGGACCAAAGCTCACACCTTGAGGTAATTGTACTTCACTAACTGTTCAGGAACGTGTTGTTATTTAGGTTTCATTGTTATTTAGTTAGCTGAACGTGGCAACTTCTGAAATATTCATGAACTGCGTCACTTTGTAAAACCACAATGTTGACATAAAAGTTCGGCTGTTTTTCcgcattttaatttgaaagccaCATACTATAAAACCGTATATGAGAGCGATGTTTTAAACTGCCTGCAGCTTCAGGATGCTAAAACAGGGTGGACTGTCATTCATTCGTGGTGTTCAGACGCGTTGAGGTCTCATTTAGGTGTTTGGCTCCAGTAACAGGTATGACCCGGTTCTGATTCGGACAGTCCTGGTGATGGCAGAGGGGACTCACACTGGCGAAATGCCCTCCTTTGACCCAAGTCCTGGTGGTTCTGAAGCTAAAAAGAGACCCATTTCATCAGATGGCAGTGAGTTATCAGAGTTGTgttgacattattttaatttttctcattatttttgcttaacCTTAGCTTTGTTTGTCTAAAAACATAGGaatattaaaattcatttatttgttttagggatgtttattgtgttttaaagctATATAGACCACTCTATGAGTAAGCCTTCTATGTTTGTCTCAAGTCCAGCAGGTTTACTTCACAGCACACACTCAGGTTTACTGTATTTGTGCAGTTTCTGCActtatacattaaataaaatacaataaataacccTAAACATACTGCACAGCAATGGCTCCCTGATGGCAGTTAAtagttgtaaaattaaacaactaAACTGCATAACATTATTTATGATATCAGTTGAAAACATGtacaaaacatgacaaaattacATACTAAATGCTTCCACAATATTGCGACTTCCacaatatataattaaattggtctaaaatatatgtttagaCAATAATTACTTGGACAATTTATTGTGATAGGGTTATAATTATTTCAAGGGTTTTGTTGCTCTAATGCTAATAAACATTGTGAAggatatatattatttttgacatgcactttttaaagtaaatataaattaaacagacaaaaataaatgctccTCTTATTTTCTATCAGAAACAAATGCTctggttgaataaaaaaaatgagaaatctCAGTATTATAGGggaatgaataattttgggctaaAACTGAGATTTCCTCCTACATCCCAAAAAATACCTATTTTatctacatttattttgcaggaGACGAACCCATGAGGAAAATGCCTTTGACAAAGTTCGGACCCCAACCTCGGTTTGAGCCTGTGCACTTTGTTAGCGGTGGGAGCAGCGGAGGAACCGGCACCGATGAGAAGGAGAACGATAAGGAGCGCAGGAAGAGTGAGTCGCATGGCGCCAGACTGTGGGAGTCCCACCACTCTGCCGCTAGCGGCTGGGCGCAGGGCTTCTCCTCCCTCAGGCCCGCTTTCGACCGAGTGCCGTCGCACTCCAGTGACTTTTGGGGTTCCCACATGGACAGAGACGGTAGCACTAGTGGACTGGGTTATGGAGGCCGAGTGTCGTCTTCGAACTACATGGCAAAATCGCAGCAGGACTACACTGCCAAGTACGTAGCGCACGCCTCCTCTCACAGCTTAAACTCGTACTCGAAGCCGCAGAGGTTTAATGGCTACGGCGGcggcagcagaaccagcagctgggATGCGGGTCGTCAGGGTTTGGGTTACGGCCATCAGGACCGGCCTTTCAGCAGAGTCTACAGCGGCCCAAGCGCGGCCAGTCCCAAAGCAGCAGAGTACGCGAAGCCTCTTCTGATATCTCACTCCACGCTAGATGAGAAGCAGAGGCTGATCACCAGTGTTGCCAACGCGTTATCCGTTGCCTTCAGGAACCCTGTGTTGATGACAGGAAGCGACTCACCGAACTACAACTTCATGTTGAGCCGCAGCATCCAGGCCTGCAAGACCAACCCGGAGTACATTTATGTCAACCTGAAGGATATCCCACAGGCAGACCTGCCAAAGAACAGGAAAGTGCCGACGGACGGTTACGCCTGCGAACTGAGATGTCAGGGCGTGTATCTGGCAACCGGATATTCCGGCAGCAAAAACGGCGCAAGAGACCGCGCATCCGAGCAAGCTGTGAAGCTCTTCCTGAAGCCGGTGGAGGTCCGCATTGTGCAGCGTCGATACCGACACCTGGTGGTCAGTGACATGGTTGTGTGCCAGACACACAGCCCCACGCCTGCATTCCTGCCTGCGCTCCGAAACCCAGAGGACAAGCCGACGCCGGGCTCCAAGGGCCAACATGAGCCCGACCGAAACAAGCACTGGACCGAGTTTGTGGTGATGGACAACGCGTATGACGCCATCTGCATTCTGAACAACTCCAACGCCTTCAACCGCATGAAGATTGACTACAAGTTTGTCCAGCTGCCCAGCAACCTGTGGCAGTGCAGCATCTTCCTGCAGGACGAGCTGATAGCGCAGGCGACTGGGACGAAGAAGAGCTCCAAACATGCCGCCGCCGAGGAGGCCGTGAGGAAGCTTCGCCTCAACCAAGCACAACGGCAGCCCTGGCAGAAACAGTCCTTCAGAAATAATCCGCAGGATTCTGGCAACTTCTTCCTGCCACAGTCGGACGTCGATTCTTTTGGAGTCAAAAAGAAGCAACTGAGCGAGCTTGTGATCTTGGAGAATAACGATAACGCCATCTGCATCATCAACGACACGGCTCAGTTTAACAAAGTGACCGCAGATTACAGATTCTCGGTTTTGCCCGATCATCACTGGAAGTGCGAAGTGTACCTGGAAGGGCAGTACGTCGCAGCGGGAGTCGGGCCGAAGAAGTTAGTGAAGCACATTGCGGCGAATGAGGCGTTGTCCACCTTACGACAGACTCAGGCGGTCGTCAAGTCCAACTTGAGGAAGGAGGGACACAACGGCGCCATTTCCCGCTCTCAGATCCTCGCTCGCTCAGGCGAGGATGCGCTGAAGCAGGAGATCAAGGAGGACAA
This genomic interval carries:
- the nkrf gene encoding NF-kappa-B-repressing factor isoform X3; the protein is MAEGTHTGEMPSFDPSPGGSEAKKRPISSDGRDEPMRKMPLTKFGPQPRFEPVHFVSGGSSGGTGTDEKENDKERRKSESHGARLWESHHSAASGWAQGFSSLRPAFDRVPSHSSDFWGSHMDRDGSTSGLGYGGRVSSSNYMAKSQQDYTAKYVAHASSHSLNSYSKPQRFNGYGGGSRTSSWDAGRQGLGYGHQDRPFSRVYSGPSAASPKAAEYAKPLLISHSTLDEKQRLITSVANALSVAFRNPVLMTGSDSPNYNFMLSRSIQACKTNPEYIYVNLKDIPQADLPKNRKVPTDGYACELRCQGVYLATGYSGSKNGARDRASEQAVKLFLKPVEVRIVQRRYRHLVVSDMVVCQTHSPTPAFLPALRNPEDKPTPGSKGQHEPDRNKHWTEFVVMDNAYDAICILNNSNAFNRMKIDYKFVQLPSNLWQCSIFLQDELIAQATGTKKSSKHAAAEEAVRKLRLNQAQRQPWQKQSFRNNPQDSGNFFLPQSDVDSFGVKKKQLSELVILENNDNAICIINDTAQFNKVTADYRFSVLPDHHWKCEVYLEGQYVAAGVGPKKLVKHIAANEALSTLRQTQAVVKSNLRKEGHNGAISRSQILARSGEDALKQEIKEDNIGNQLLRKMGWKGGGLGRDGDGIAEPIRVKEQFSREGLGMEMVKAGNLLSKRDIEDVIRNYASSDRTDDLRFSNELTDDERKQIHQISQKYGLRSKSYGQGWDRFLVVSRKVHKDQLIGQLLQEGQVGRYELVKPQASH
- the nkrf gene encoding NF-kappa-B-repressing factor isoform X1, with translation MVASCLNKRAADSNRYDPVLIRTVLVMAEGTHTGEMPSFDPSPGGSEAKKRPISSDGRDEPMRKMPLTKFGPQPRFEPVHFVSGGSSGGTGTDEKENDKERRKSESHGARLWESHHSAASGWAQGFSSLRPAFDRVPSHSSDFWGSHMDRDGSTSGLGYGGRVSSSNYMAKSQQDYTAKYVAHASSHSLNSYSKPQRFNGYGGGSRTSSWDAGRQGLGYGHQDRPFSRVYSGPSAASPKAAEYAKPLLISHSTLDEKQRLITSVANALSVAFRNPVLMTGSDSPNYNFMLSRSIQACKTNPEYIYVNLKDIPQADLPKNRKVPTDGYACELRCQGVYLATGYSGSKNGARDRASEQAVKLFLKPVEVRIVQRRYRHLVVSDMVVCQTHSPTPAFLPALRNPEDKPTPGSKGQHEPDRNKHWTEFVVMDNAYDAICILNNSNAFNRMKIDYKFVQLPSNLWQCSIFLQDELIAQATGTKKSSKHAAAEEAVRKLRLNQAQRQPWQKQSFRNNPQDSGNFFLPQSDVDSFGVKKKQLSELVILENNDNAICIINDTAQFNKVTADYRFSVLPDHHWKCEVYLEGQYVAAGVGPKKLVKHIAANEALSTLRQTQAVVKSNLRKEGHNGAISRSQILARSGEDALKQEIKEDNIGNQLLRKMGWKGGGLGRDGDGIAEPIRVKEQFSREGLGMEMVKAGNLLSKRDIEDVIRNYASSDRTDDLRFSNELTDDERKQIHQISQKYGLRSKSYGQGWDRFLVVSRKVHKDQLIGQLLQEGQVGRYELVKPQASH
- the nkrf gene encoding NF-kappa-B-repressing factor isoform X2 translates to MVASCLNKRAADRYDPVLIRTVLVMAEGTHTGEMPSFDPSPGGSEAKKRPISSDGRDEPMRKMPLTKFGPQPRFEPVHFVSGGSSGGTGTDEKENDKERRKSESHGARLWESHHSAASGWAQGFSSLRPAFDRVPSHSSDFWGSHMDRDGSTSGLGYGGRVSSSNYMAKSQQDYTAKYVAHASSHSLNSYSKPQRFNGYGGGSRTSSWDAGRQGLGYGHQDRPFSRVYSGPSAASPKAAEYAKPLLISHSTLDEKQRLITSVANALSVAFRNPVLMTGSDSPNYNFMLSRSIQACKTNPEYIYVNLKDIPQADLPKNRKVPTDGYACELRCQGVYLATGYSGSKNGARDRASEQAVKLFLKPVEVRIVQRRYRHLVVSDMVVCQTHSPTPAFLPALRNPEDKPTPGSKGQHEPDRNKHWTEFVVMDNAYDAICILNNSNAFNRMKIDYKFVQLPSNLWQCSIFLQDELIAQATGTKKSSKHAAAEEAVRKLRLNQAQRQPWQKQSFRNNPQDSGNFFLPQSDVDSFGVKKKQLSELVILENNDNAICIINDTAQFNKVTADYRFSVLPDHHWKCEVYLEGQYVAAGVGPKKLVKHIAANEALSTLRQTQAVVKSNLRKEGHNGAISRSQILARSGEDALKQEIKEDNIGNQLLRKMGWKGGGLGRDGDGIAEPIRVKEQFSREGLGMEMVKAGNLLSKRDIEDVIRNYASSDRTDDLRFSNELTDDERKQIHQISQKYGLRSKSYGQGWDRFLVVSRKVHKDQLIGQLLQEGQVGRYELVKPQASH